The Meles meles chromosome 6, mMelMel3.1 paternal haplotype, whole genome shotgun sequence genome has a window encoding:
- the ODF3L1 gene encoding outer dense fiber protein 3-like protein 1, which produces MKPPKGAGNSGFNGQHPEENVQVPSRQEVKQTPVIMAMIKGPGPAKYLRPSCMGYSHHDISMFQEPAYTLQTRHSEKRVMDICSPGPCHSLDPKITRFGMSSCPQVLMQERLSNLRVSPNPASCHYSLEKTHPPGERRAPQYAFGYRCPYRVMDPNPAPNRYQLPLLLGPNNPVSRAAPCYSLTLEHKNWFYKEDVAGGPGPAMHARPEPSVYQNRSPDYSMAKRFAYPMDHTPRPGPGSHDVQKVWVHKPRTPAFTMGIKHSPHLCPLVINIHD; this is translated from the exons aTGAAACCGCCCAAGGGGGCCGGGAACTCTGGGTTCAATGGGCAGCACCCAGAGGAGAACGTTCAGGTGCCTTCTCGGCAGGAGGTAAAGCAGACCCCTGTGATCATGGCAATGATCAAAG gtccgggcccggctaAGTACCTTCGGCCCTCCTGCATGGGCTACTCACACCATGATATCTCCATGTTCCAGGAGCCAGCCTACACTCTGCAAACCAGGCACTCGGAGAAGC GGGTCATGGACATTTGCAGTCCTGGGCCTTGCCATTCCTTGGATCCCAAAATAACCCGGTTTGGAATGTCCAGCTGTCCACAGGTCCTCATGCAGGAACGCCTCTCTAACCTGC GTGTGAGCCCCAATCCAGCCTCCTGCCATTACTCCTTGGAGAAGACCCACCCACCTGGGGAACGCAGGGCTCCCCAGTATGCTTTCGGCTACCGGTGCCCATACAGAGTGATGGACCCCAACCCAGCCCCCAACCGGTATCAGCTGCCACTCTTGCTGGGTCCCAACAACCCTGTCAGCCGAGCTGCCCCTTGCTACAGTTTGACCTTGGAACATAAGAACTGGTTCTACAAGGAGGATGTGGCAGGAGGCCCCGGGCCAGCCATGCACGCCCGGCCGGAGCCCTCCGTGTACCAGAACCGTAGCCCTGACTACAGCATGGCCAAGCGATTCGCCTACCCAATGGACCACACACCTCGGCCCGGCCCTGGCTCCCATGATGTCCAGAAGGTCTGGGTGCACAAGCCCCGCACCCCTGCATTCACCATGGGCATCAAGCACTCACCCCACCTATGCCCGCTGGTCATCAACATTCACGATTAA